One window of Desulfovibrio subterraneus genomic DNA carries:
- the pyrR gene encoding bifunctional pyr operon transcriptional regulator/uracil phosphoribosyltransferase PyrR, with protein MSDDVMILSEEEMRRTLERLAYQVLERHGECVDLCLVGIQRRGVDLAARLRAILSERLKCDVPLGALDINLYRDDWTSLESQPMINRTELPGDIDGKIILLVDDVLFTGRTIRAALEGILDFGRPKCVELLVLVDRGHRELPIHADYVGKTMNTARNERVDVLIKERDGKDEVLLRAKG; from the coding sequence ATGTCTGATGATGTGATGATTCTGTCGGAAGAGGAAATGCGCCGCACACTGGAGCGGCTGGCCTATCAGGTGTTGGAACGTCATGGAGAGTGCGTCGATCTTTGCCTCGTTGGAATCCAGCGACGCGGCGTTGACCTTGCCGCCCGCCTGCGTGCCATTCTCTCGGAAAGGCTCAAATGTGATGTGCCGCTCGGCGCTCTGGATATAAACCTGTACCGCGACGACTGGACCAGCCTTGAGTCGCAGCCCATGATCAACAGGACAGAATTGCCCGGTGATATTGACGGCAAGATTATTCTGCTGGTTGATGACGTTCTTTTCACGGGGCGCACCATTCGGGCTGCCCTTGAGGGAATTCTTGATTTCGGCAGACCCAAGTGCGTTGAACTGCTGGTGCTTGTGGATCGCGGGCACCGGGAACTGCCAATACACGCCGACTATGTGGGTAAGACCATGAACACGGCCCGTAACGAGCGTGTGGATGTGCTTATCAAGGAGCGTGACGGTAAGGATGAGGTCCTGCTTC
- a CDS encoding IscA/HesB family protein, whose amino-acid sequence MVTLDPSAKNELDAYFTDKDKTPIRIYLAPGGCSGPRLALALDEPGDDDATLDVGGYTFTMNKDLHEQVKGVTISVSCGGFAVVPEVPLPSMGGGGCSGCGSSSSCCS is encoded by the coding sequence ATGGTTACTCTTGACCCCAGCGCCAAGAACGAACTTGACGCTTACTTTACCGACAAGGACAAAACCCCCATCCGCATATATCTCGCCCCCGGTGGCTGCAGTGGCCCCCGCCTGGCACTGGCCCTTGACGAGCCCGGAGATGACGACGCGACTCTGGATGTTGGCGGTTACACCTTTACCATGAACAAAGACCTGCATGAGCAGGTTAAGGGCGTTACCATTTCGGTTTCCTGCGGCGGTTTTGCCGTGGTTCCCGAAGTACCGCTGCCCAGCATGGGCGGTGGCGGCTGCAGCGGCTGCGGATCTTCCTCATCCTGCTGCTCATAG
- a CDS encoding IscA/HesB family protein: MFTLTESAHKELAAYFADKEKSGIRIYLAPGGUSGPRLALALDEPNEEDTVFTEKEFTFAINSALLAQTGAIKIDLSYMGFTVESANALSGGGSSCGGCSSAGSCS; the protein is encoded by the coding sequence ATGTTTACACTGACCGAAAGCGCCCACAAGGAACTTGCGGCGTACTTTGCGGATAAGGAAAAGTCCGGCATTCGCATCTACCTTGCCCCCGGTGGCTGAAGCGGCCCCCGACTGGCATTGGCTCTGGATGAGCCGAACGAAGAAGACACCGTATTTACCGAGAAGGAATTCACCTTCGCCATCAATAGCGCCCTGCTTGCGCAGACCGGCGCCATCAAAATCGACTTGTCCTACATGGGCTTCACTGTCGAATCCGCAAACGCCCTGTCGGGCGGCGGTTCTTCCTGCGGTGGTTGCTCCAGCGCAGGCAGCTGCAGCTAA
- a CDS encoding substrate-binding periplasmic protein, whose amino-acid sequence MSVRRVVGFIWMFLFMLHTPAMSAEPLLVLYMERPPYYYTSKEGKPSGFLLEQAMAVFAKAGVPFRTRSLPAKRIVQMLKEEQLNAASVGWFMTEERRQWGVFSSLLYHDQPLVALHRKGVLNGKDGEIDLSDLLKDRNVTLGVIDGFSYGESVDESIKEYSPRRFVLVGDQVQLAKMLGAGRIDYILAAPEEVHYLLSQAGLREDEFGFTLLRDVPGGNSRYILFSKAVDASTIRKVNDVLNEYCPR is encoded by the coding sequence ATGTCTGTTCGTCGTGTAGTGGGCTTTATCTGGATGTTCCTTTTTATGCTGCATACTCCGGCTATGAGTGCAGAGCCTTTGCTCGTGCTCTATATGGAGAGACCTCCTTATTATTATACATCCAAGGAGGGTAAGCCCTCCGGTTTTCTTCTCGAGCAGGCCATGGCGGTTTTTGCCAAGGCCGGAGTACCGTTCCGCACCCGCTCTCTTCCTGCCAAACGCATTGTCCAAATGCTCAAGGAAGAGCAGTTGAATGCAGCTTCGGTAGGATGGTTCATGACCGAGGAGCGGCGGCAATGGGGCGTGTTCAGCTCTCTGCTGTATCATGATCAACCGCTGGTGGCACTTCACAGAAAAGGGGTTTTGAACGGGAAAGACGGAGAGATAGACCTGAGTGATTTGTTGAAAGACCGGAATGTTACTCTAGGTGTTATTGATGGTTTTTCATACGGAGAAAGCGTTGACGAGAGTATCAAAGAATATTCTCCGAGGCGGTTTGTGCTGGTTGGCGATCAGGTGCAGCTTGCGAAAATGCTTGGAGCAGGGCGGATAGACTATATATTGGCCGCGCCGGAAGAGGTGCATTATCTCTTGTCTCAGGCAGGTTTGCGTGAAGACGAATTCGGGTTTACTCTGTTACGTGATGTGCCGGGGGGCAACAGTCGTTATATTTTGTTTAGTAAAGCGGTTGATGCTTCGACAATACGAAAGGTTAACGATGTTCTCAATGAGTATTGCCCGCGATAA